From one Catellatospora sp. IY07-71 genomic stretch:
- a CDS encoding IS3 family transposase (programmed frameshift), producing the protein MPKPYPREFRDDVVRVAQTRDAGVTVEQIANDFGVHPMTLFKWMRAADVDAGTRPGVSSTESAELREARKRIKLLEQENEVLRRAAAYLSQAHLPKRIYPLVTDLAADSIPVAVTCRVLKITRQHYYRWLARPVTDAEYTQAWRANALHDAHRDDPEFGYRFLADEAAAAGQPMADRTAWKICSGHGWFSAFARKRRGKGRKVGPPVHDDLVRRDFTAPGPNRLWLADITEHRTGEGKLYLCAIKDAWSNRIVGYSIDSRMKSRLAVTALHNATARRDGVAGCVVHTDRGSQFRSRKFVAALHRHRMRGSMGRVGAAGDNAAMESFFGLLQNNVLDRRTWATRDQLRTAIVTWIERTYHRRRRQRPLGKLTPIEFETIMTPSASQAA; encoded by the exons GTGCCAAAGCCCTACCCCCGAGAGTTCCGTGACGACGTCGTGCGGGTCGCGCAGACCCGCGATGCCGGCGTGACGGTCGAGCAGATCGCCAACGACTTCGGCGTGCACCCGATGACGTTGTTCAAGTGGATGCGCGCCGCCGACGTCGACGCCGGCACCAGACCCGGTGTGAGCAGCACCGAGTCCGCAGAGCTCCGGGAGGCGCGCAAGCGGATCAAGCTGCTGGAGCAGGAGAACGAGGTCCTGCGCCGGGCCGCGGCCTACCTGTCCCAGGCGCACCTGCCG AAAAGGATCTACCCGCTCGTGACAGATCTGGCCGCCGACAGCATCCCCGTCGCGGTGACGTGCCGGGTACTGAAGATCACCCGCCAGCACTACTACCGCTGGCTCGCCCGACCAGTCACCGACGCCGAGTACACCCAGGCGTGGCGAGCCAACGCCCTGCACGACGCCCACCGCGACGACCCCGAGTTCGGCTACCGGTTCCTGGCCGACGAAGCCGCCGCGGCCGGGCAGCCGATGGCCGACCGGACCGCATGGAAGATCTGCTCCGGCCACGGCTGGTTCAGCGCCTTCGCCCGCAAACGGCGCGGCAAGGGACGCAAGGTCGGCCCACCGGTCCACGACGACCTCGTCCGGCGCGACTTCACCGCGCCCGGCCCGAACCGGCTGTGGCTTGCCGACATAACCGAACACCGCACCGGCGAGGGCAAGCTCTACCTGTGCGCGATCAAGGACGCCTGGTCCAACCGGATCGTCGGCTACTCCATCGACTCGCGCATGAAGTCCCGCCTGGCCGTGACCGCGCTGCACAACGCCACCGCCCGCCGCGACGGCGTGGCCGGGTGCGTCGTGCACACCGACCGCGGGTCGCAATTTCGATCACGGAAGTTCGTCGCCGCACTGCACCGGCACCGCATGCGCGGCTCGATGGGGCGAGTCGGGGCGGCCGGGGACAACGCGGCCATGGAGTCGTTCTTCGGCCTGCTGCAGAACAACGTCCTGGACCGCCGCACCTGGGCCACCCGCGACCAACTCCGCACCGCGATCGTCACCTGGATCGAACGCACCTACCACCGACGCCGGAGGCAGCGCCCACTCGGCAAGTTGACCCCGATCGAGTTCGAGACAATCATGACCCCGTCGGCCAGTCAGGCCGCGTGA
- a CDS encoding tetratricopeptide repeat protein produces the protein MVSRWAEVHRLAVAGREQEIAQVMGDRLSKAWLPISRFADVAVISRATLTLGPDARALYFLGWALSSTGQPRQALDCYDQALPIVREVGDRPLEASTLIGIGLAYDRLGDRQQALAHYHQALPIMREVDDRAGEAATLTNIGSVYDGLGDRQQALAYYHQALPIMREVGDRTGEAVTFNNVGLAYRGLGDRQQALAYYHQALPLLREVGNRAGEAATLNNIGIVYDGLGDRQQALAYYHQALPTLREVGNRAGEAATLNNIGHVYSGLGDRQQALAYYHEALSTLREVGDRAGEAITRYNIAMIHRADGNLDDAIRELELVVALDRQVQHPDLASDTAILEQVRLERAQGPDS, from the coding sequence ATGGTTTCCCGATGGGCGGAGGTGCATCGGCTGGCGGTGGCCGGCCGGGAGCAGGAGATCGCTCAGGTAATGGGTGATCGGTTATCCAAAGCTTGGTTACCCATTTCGAGATTCGCCGATGTTGCAGTGATCTCGCGGGCGACGCTGACGCTGGGACCGGACGCCAGAGCGCTCTATTTCTTGGGCTGGGCGTTGTCGTCGACCGGGCAGCCTCGGCAGGCGCTGGACTGCTATGACCAGGCCCTGCCCATCGTGCGCGAAGTCGGCGACCGTCCCCTCGAAGCCTCCACCCTAATCGGCATCGGCCTCGCGTACGACCGGCTGGGTGACCGGCAGCAGGCCCTGGCCCATTACCACCAGGCCCTGCCCATCATGCGGGAGGTGGACGACCGCGCCGGCGAAGCCGCCACCCTTACCAACATCGGCAGCGTGTACGACGGGCTGGGTGACCGGCAGCAGGCCCTGGCCTACTACCACCAGGCCCTGCCCATCATGCGGGAGGTCGGCGACCGTACCGGGGAAGCCGTCACCTTCAACAACGTCGGCCTCGCGTACCGCGGGCTGGGTGACCGGCAGCAGGCCCTGGCCTACTACCACCAGGCCCTGCCCCTCCTGCGGGAGGTCGGCAACCGTGCCGGGGAAGCCGCCACCCTCAACAACATCGGCATCGTGTACGACGGGCTGGGCGACCGGCAGCAGGCCCTGGCCTACTACCACCAAGCCCTGCCCACCCTGCGGGAGGTCGGCAACCGCGCTGGCGAAGCCGCCACCCTCAACAACATCGGCCACGTGTACTCCGGGCTGGGTGACCGGCAGCAGGCCCTGGCCTACTACCACGAGGCCCTGTCCACCCTGCGGGAGGTCGGGGACCGCGCCGGGGAAGCCATCACCCGCTACAACATCGCGATGATCCACCGCGCTGACGGCAACCTGGACGACGCGATCCGGGAACTCGAATTGGTCGTCGCTCTCGATCGCCAGGTCCAACACCCTGATCTCGCCTCCGATACCGCCATACTCGAGCAAGTACGCCTCGAACGCGCTCAAGGCCCCGACTCATGA
- a CDS encoding response regulator transcription factor, whose product MRVLVVEDARALAEVVAEGLRDQGMAVDVALDGLAAAAKLDVNAYEVVVLDRDLPGIHGDTLCQMITERDDRPMVLMLTAAGAPGDRVSGLTLGADDYLAKPFHFPELLLRVRALARRRPDARARTLRAAGLELDPVRRTVTRDGRALDLSVKEFAVLEALLRAAPGFLSTEDLLEQVWDEHADPFTNTVTVTVGRLRRKLGEPPIVTTTPGVGYRIAKAT is encoded by the coding sequence GTGAGGGTGCTCGTGGTGGAGGACGCGCGGGCGCTGGCCGAGGTCGTCGCGGAGGGCCTGCGGGATCAGGGCATGGCCGTCGACGTGGCACTTGACGGGCTGGCGGCGGCGGCGAAACTCGACGTTAACGCGTACGAGGTGGTGGTGCTGGACCGGGACCTGCCCGGCATCCACGGCGATACGCTGTGCCAGATGATCACGGAGCGTGACGACCGGCCGATGGTCCTGATGCTGACCGCGGCCGGTGCGCCCGGTGACCGGGTCAGCGGGCTCACCCTCGGTGCCGACGACTACCTGGCCAAGCCGTTCCACTTCCCGGAGCTGCTGTTGCGGGTCCGGGCGCTGGCGCGGCGCCGTCCGGACGCGCGGGCGCGCACGCTGCGGGCCGCAGGGCTGGAGCTGGATCCGGTGCGGCGTACGGTCACCCGCGACGGGCGGGCGCTGGACCTGTCGGTGAAGGAGTTCGCCGTGCTGGAGGCGCTGCTGCGGGCGGCGCCCGGGTTCCTGTCCACGGAGGATCTGCTGGAGCAGGTGTGGGACGAGCACGCCGACCCGTTCACCAACACCGTCACGGTCACCGTCGGGAGGCTGCGCCGCAAACTCGGCGAACCGCCCATCGTGACCACCACACCCGGCGTGGGCTACCGCATCGCGAAAGCGACCTGA